In a single window of the Coregonus clupeaformis isolate EN_2021a unplaced genomic scaffold, ASM2061545v1 scaf2411, whole genome shotgun sequence genome:
- the LOC121564979 gene encoding uncharacterized protein LOC121564979, translating to MVCIKEQLEPEHTCLLQCASRGQSADLILVDEVGFVSSKVLLAVLPNIAFRGRKQVHITSHVNNTPWLNKVADIRGEDGEPAYHVVSQSFKCRYHEREPGLTCFCLGVYCPQHISVDNHLKELMNMVTPKGFESEVTGSSSTSSTDTKTDHTTPFEPSVINKFLSNNSVTLEYMNRGSVVRAYLCLDPTFGGGSRSCAGVCCAVELAGGKLVVMALEELEIRDLDQVTRVYAALLCAHIRLLKLIMPRVMWKEVPVVMVFEQNTYVNALVDVKNLIEQSLLRSGFKVLFYSKWSHINNKYMLGKHVGAKTKLAMVLSTVSAINRETLYYCDTVMSLGWAVLSEVTKKTRMLESTIGTSKGAGSSNKMGSNMDVFMYRRSRKGVNLATDITASLLETRDIIALPGDRLTDKAHAEQGKLLLGKLREEMAMVTITEAVKCSTVTTGGKKSVDGEYTRDDMLSAFLLLCHTRDEIHSGERSIKLSGEVYYK from the exons ATGGTTTGTATCAAGGAGCAACTGGAACCTGAGCACACGTGCCTGCTGCAGTGT GCCAGCAGAGGGCAGAGCGCTGATCTCATTCTGGTGGACGAAGTGGGCTTTGTTAGTTCTAAGGTGCTGCTGGCTGTGCTGCCGAACATCGCGTTCAGAGGGCGAAAGCAAGTGCACATCACAAGTCATGTCAACAACACCCCGTGGCTGAACAAAGTGGCTGATATCCGTGGGGAAGATGGAGAGCCCGCGTACCACGTAGTGTCCCAGAGCTTCAAGTGTAGGTATCACGAGAGGGAGCCTGGGCTGACGTGCTTCTGCCTGGGAGTGTACTGTCCTCAACATATATCTGTAGACAACCATCTGAAGGAGCTGATGAACATGGTCACGCCGAAAGGATTCGAGAGCGAAGTCACGGGTAGCAGCAGCACTTCGTCCACCGACACCAAGACCGACCACACCACTCCCTTCGAGCCCTCGGTCATAAACAAGTTCCTGTCGAATAACAGCGTCACCCTGGAATATATGAATCGTGGGTCCGTGGTCAGAGCGTACCTGTGCCTCGACCCAACGTTCGGAGGAGGCTCTAGGTCCTGTGCCGGGGTGTGCTGTGCTGTGGAGTTGGCAGGTGGCAAGCTAGTG GTTATGGCCCTGGAGGAACTGGAGATTCGCGATTTGGATCAGGTGACGCGAGTCTACGCTGCTCTGCTATGCGCTCACATTAGACTACTGAAACTGATTATGCCCAGAGTGATGTGGAAAGAAGTACCAGTGGTGATGGTATTTGAACAAAACACCTACGTGAACGCACTGGTCGATGTAAAAAATCTAATCGAGCAGTCCCTGCTACGCTCCGGGTTCAAGGTCCTGTTCTACAGCAAGTGGTCTCATATCAACAACAAGTACATGCTAGGGAAGCACGTAGGAGCAAAGACCAAACTCGCTATGGTTCTCAGTACGGTGTCAGCAATCAATAGGGAAACACTCTATTACTGTGACACCGTAATGTCCCTGGGATGGGCAGTGTTATCCGAGGTCACCAAGAAAACTCGGATGCTCGAGTCAACCATAGGAACCTCCAAGGGTGCGGGATCtagcaacaagatgggctccaaTATGGACGTGTTCATGTACAGGCGCTCTCGAAAGGGAGTCAATCTGGCCACTGATATCACGGCGAGTCTATTGGAGACGCGAGACATCATAGCTCTACCCGGAGACAGGCTCACTGACAAGGCTCACGCAGAACAAGGGAAACTGCTACTGGGGAAATTGAGAGAAGAAATGGCCATGGTCACTATCACAGAGGCTGTGAAATGTAGTACCGTGACTACTGGTGGCAAGAAGTCTGTAGACGGAGAGTACACCAGAGACGACATGCTCTCGGCGTTCTTACTTCTATGTCACACCAGAGACGAGATACACAGCGGGGAAAGGTCTATCAAACTAAGCGGTGAGGTGTATTacaagtag